A single window of Rhodamnia argentea isolate NSW1041297 chromosome 5, ASM2092103v1, whole genome shotgun sequence DNA harbors:
- the LOC115753344 gene encoding uncharacterized protein LOC115753344, which produces MVVQTRQGRGGTGRASSSNNAEREAISSKIKSSLFCSKKEVVKPEGLTDNETGLPGTLFVVLPNCNDDGIVEDTCAVIDAEMRDGNLADDDGVSNCMAKAGITREPKPVDGPFLKDTTAATPELGEDNGLPWS; this is translated from the exons ATGGTGGTTCAAACGCGACAAGGAAGAGGAGGTACCGGGAGAGCCTCATCATCGAACAACGCAGAGCGCGAAGCTATCTCCTCTAAAATCAAGAGTAGCCTCTTCTGCTCAAAGAAGGAGGTCGTCAAACCAGAGGGTCTAACAGACAACGAGACCGGCTTGCCAGGTACACTATTTGTCGTTCTACCTAATTGTAATGATGATGGTATAGTTGAGGATACCTGTGCTGTTATTGATGCTGAAATGAGAGATGGGAATCTGGCTGATGATGATGGGGTTAGCAACTGTATGGCTAAAGCTGGAATAACGAGAGAACCTAAACCTGTCGATGGCCCCTTTCTGAAAGACACTACTGCTGCTACTCCAG AACTGGGAGAAGACAATGGACTGCCATGGTCCTGA
- the LOC115755000 gene encoding cytochrome P450 94C1-like, with amino-acid sequence MEFIGFSLLHKLQTSPCFFFFFFFFLFLLLFTISIFLIFCVFLWFARRKLLCQCHICDSYRTSSWADEFHNLCDWYTHLLKESPSQTIHIHVLGNVVTANPKVVEYMLKTRFDNYPKGKPFSMILGDLLGKGIFNVDGDWWVFQRKMASLELGSISIRSYAYETVTKEIENRLLPLLSAAAEDGKRILDLQDVFQRFSFDIICNFSFGVDPGCLESSMPISSFAESFNLATKLSAERALAITPLVWKMKRLLNVGSEKKLNDAVKVVKVLAKDVISQKRKLGFSNHQDLLSRFMACVDDDKHLVDIVISFILAGQDTMVSALSAFFWLLGTHPDTVSRIRSEAKEVINGDQGFASFEQIRALHYLHAVVYESLRLFPPIQFDSKFALKDDELPDGTFVKEGTRVTYHPYAMARMERIWGPDCMKFEPERWIENGKFCPPNPYKYPVFQAGSRVCLGKEMAIVEMKIVALSVLRKFDITVVSPANGPRFSPGLTAIMKGGVRVLVKKKRDAPP; translated from the coding sequence ATGGAGTTCATAGGATTCTCATTGCTTCATAAGCTTCAGACTTCtccttgcttcttcttcttcttcttcttcttcctcttccttttgttGTTCACCATCTCTATATTTCTGATCTTCTGTGTATTTCTCTGGTTTGCGAGACGCAAACTTTTGTGCCAATGCCACATTTGCGATAGTTACCGTACGTCTAGTTGGGCAGATGAGTTCCACAACCTTTGTGATTGGTACACTCACCTCCTCAAGGAATCTCCATCCCAAACCATCCACATCCATGTTCTTGGCAATGTTGTTACCGCGAATCCGAAGGTGGTCGAGTACATGCTCAAGACGAGATTCGACAATTACCCGAAAGGGAAGCCTTTCTCCATGATCCTTGGCGATCTTCTCGGCAAGGGCATTTTCAATGTCGACGGAGATTGGTGGGTATTCCAGAGGAAGATGGCGAGCCTCGAGCTGGGGAGCATCTCTATCCGGTCCTACGCATACGAAACCGTCACCAAAGAGATAGAGAACCGGCTCCTCCCGCTTTTGTCAGCAGCAGCTGAGGACGGGAAGAGGATCTTGGATCTACAGGACGTTTTCCAAAGGTTCTCTTTCGACATCATTTGTAATTTCTCTTTCGGGGTAGACCCGGGGTGCCTCGAGTCTTCCATGCCCATTTCTAGCTTTGCTGAGTCGTTCAACCTCGCAACAAAGTTATCGGCGGAGCGAGCCCTTGCGATCACTCCATTAGTGTGGAAGATGAAGAGGCTGCTCAATGTCGGCTCGGAGAAGAAACTCAATGATGCTGTCAAAGTAGTCAAAGTCCTTGCGAAGGATGTCATATCACAAAAGAGGAAGTTAGGGTTTTCCAACCACCAAGATCTTCTTTCGAGATTCATGGCTTGCGTAGATGACGACAAGCATCTAGTAGACATTGTCATTAGCTTTATCCTAGCCGGTCAGGACACGATGGTGTCGGCATTGTCCGCCTTCTTCTGGCTGCTCGGGACACATCCCGACACCGTGTCAAGGATTCGGAGCGAGGCCAAGGAAGTCATCAACGGGGATCAAGGATTTGCGAGTTTTGAACAAATAAGGGCGCTGCATTATTTGCATGCGGTGGTATATGAAAGCTTGAGATTATTCCCACCCATTCAATTCGACTCAAAATTTGCCCTAAAGGATGATGAACTTCCAGATGGAACGTTTGTTAAGGAAGGCACAAGAGTTACTTACCACCCTTATGCAATGGCCAGGATGGAACGAATTTGGGGGCCCGATTGCATGAAATTCGAGCCTGAGAGGTGGATCGAAAATGGCAAATTTTGTCCTCCGAACCCGTATAAGTACCCGGTCTTTCAAGCTGGGTCAAGGGTTTGCCTGGGGAAGGAGATGGCTATAGTCGAGATGAAAATCGTGGCGCTATCTGTCCTACGAAAGTTCGACATCACGGTCGTCTCGCCAGCGAATGGACCCCGGTTTAGTCCGGGCCTCACCGCGATTATGAAGGGTGGGGTTAGGGTTCTGGTCAAGAAGAAAAGGGACGCTCCACCCTAG
- the LOC115753333 gene encoding copper transport protein ATX1-like — MSQTVVLKVGMSCEGCVGAVKRVLGKMEGVESFDIDLKEQKVTVKGNVQPDAVLKTVSKTGKKTTFWDAETSAEPEAKPAEATAAV, encoded by the exons ATGTCTCAG ACTGTTGTCCTCAAGGTTGGTATGTCTTGTGAAGGCTGCGTTGGTGCAGTGAAGAGGGTTCTCGGAAAAATGGAAG GTGTGGAGTCCTTCGACATTGATCTGAAGGAGCAGAAGGTGACGGTGAAAGGCAATGTCCAGCCGGATGCAGTTTTAAAGACAGTCTCAAAGActgggaagaagacgacatttTGGGACGCTGAAACATCAGCAGAGCCCGAAGCAAAGCCTGCTGAAGCCACTGCTGCTGTATAA
- the LOC115754839 gene encoding uncharacterized protein LOC115754839, which produces MGNLHMHMRFKRSTCFWVVIVLISFPWQSLSSPASPVPEIDANGRPKPRNVRCHLHFFPNCFLVSHPCPSTCPTSCFMDCNICKPVCSCNFPGAVCQDPRFVGGDGNTFFFHGRRDRDFCLVSDTNFHINAHFIGKRNPSLKRDFTWVQSIGVVVGSHKLLIGVKRASTWDDKVDHLNVILDGAPVSLPAKEGYKWRSPAPASPALSISRTGETNSLVLEVEGNFRITMTVVPITAEESRVHGYNITGDDCFAHLELGFKFYNLTDFVDGVLGQTYRKSYVSKAKPGAVMPVMGGANKYTTSNIFATDCLVSRFGRRLPTASNVRKHESLVCKSGIEGSGLLCRK; this is translated from the exons ATGGGTAATCTGCATATGCACATGAGGTTCAAAAGATCGACCTGCTTCTGGGTCGTGATCGTTTTGATCTCCTTCCCGTGGCAATCGCTGTCATCGCCAGCCTCACCCGTTCCCGAAATTGATGCTAACGGGCGGCCGAAACCACGGAATGTCCGGTGTCACCTACATTTCTTCCCGAACTGTTTCTTGGTTTCGCACCCTTGTCCCTCGACCTGCCCGACGAGTTGTTTCATGGATTGCAACATATGCAAGCCCGTCTGCA GTTGCAATTTCCCCGGTGCTGTGTGTCAAGACCCGCGGTTTGTGGGTGGAGATGGCAACACGTTCTTCTTCCATGGCCGGAGAGATAGGGACTTCTGCTTGGTCTCCGACACCAACTTCCACATCAACGCCCACTTCATCGGCAAGCGAAACCCTAGCCTCAAGAGGGACTTCACTTGGGTCCAATCCATCGGCGTCGTCGTCGGCTCGCACAAGCTCCTCATTGGCGTGAAGAGGGCCTCGACATGGGATGACAAGGTCGATCACCTCAACGTCATCCTCGACGGCGCGCCCGTCTCGCTCCCGGCCAAGGAAGGCTACAAGTGGCGGTCCCCAGCACCGGCCTCGCCGGCCTTGTCCATCTCCCGGACTGGCGAGACCAACAGCCTTGTGCTCGAGGTGGAGGGGAACTTCAGGATCACGATGACGGTGGTCCCGATAACGGCGGAGGAGTCGAGGGTCCACGGGTATAACATCACGGGCGACGACTGCTTCGCCCACCTGGAGCTAGGGTTCAAGTTCTACAACCTCACTGACTTTGTGGACGGAGTGCTCGGCCAGACTTACCGGAAGAGCTACGTGAGCAAGGCCAAGCCCGGGGCGGTGATGCCGGTGATGGGCGGTGCGAACAAGTACACGACCTCAAACATATTCGCGACCGATTGCTTGGTGTCGCGGTTCGGCCGGCGTCTTCCGACTGCTAGCAACGTCCGCAAACACGAAAGCTTGGTCTGCAAGAGCGGGATTGAGGGGTCGGGGTTGCTTTGTAGAAAGTGA